The segment TAGTTGTATAATTTTTTATTAGATAATTAAAAAAAGTATATTTATTAAGATTTTCTCTTAGGATATAATTTTTGAATAAATTTATATTTTGCATAATAAAGTAAGCTAATCTTTTTTGTTTTTAGTTTTCACATCTTTTTCTAACATAGAGAGAAACTTCTCGCTAACTTTATAAATATCACCAGCTCCCATTGTGATTACAATATCTCCGCTTTTTGTTATCTCCAATAATTTATTTGGGACATCTTCTTTATTTTCTATGTATATAACATTTCTGTTTCCTTGTTTGATTGCCGAATCCACAATAAGTTTTCCATTTATTCCCGGGATAGCCATTTCTCTTGCTGGATACACATCAGTAACAATCAATAAATCTGATAAGGAGAGGGTCCTGGCAAATTCTTCATAGAACTTTTGAGTCCTGGAGTAAAGATGAGGTTGAAATACTACAACTATTCTTCTAATTGAGCCATTTCTGATTCCTTTTAAAGTAGCCATAATTTCAGTCGGATGATGTGCATAATCATCGTAAATCAAGATATCATTTATGCAGCCTTTTTTCTCAAATCTGCGATATACACCTTTGAACTTTGCAAGACCATTGCGAATGTAATTAAAGGAGATTTCTAATTCTAATGCAACGGTCGCTGCTAAAAGTGAATTTTTAATATTATGAACACCGGGAAGCTGAAGGTGAATTGGACCCAATCTTTTCTTTTCATATACTAAGTCATATTGCGAAGTAAAATCTTTAAATTTTATATTAACAGCTCTGACATCAGCTTCTGGATCAACTCCATAGGTACACAATCTTTTTTCAAACCGTGGTATGATTTCTTTTATTTTTTTATCATCAAGACAGGCAATAATTAGTCCAAAGAAGGGAACAGAATTGGCATACTGCAGGAATGCAGTTTCTAAGTCTTTTATAGTTGGATAGCAGTCCAGATGCTCTGGCTCAATATTAGTAATTCCAGCAATAATAGGACTCAGGGTAAGAAAGGAATGGTCGAATTCATCGGCTTCCACTACTATATACTTTGAGTTTCCCAGGACGGATGTGGAATTAAAATTTTTTACCTTCCCACCAATAATAAGTGTTGGTTTCAGTCCTGCTTCTGCTAAAATCATTCCAACCATTGAGGTGGTTGTAGTCTTACCATGAGTGCCTGCTATACTTATGCCATATTTCATTCGCATCAATTCAGAAAGCATCTCAGCTCTTCTAATTACTGGTATTTTCTTTGTCAAAGCAGTTCTTATTTCAATATTGTTACTTTTTATGGCAGAAGATTTAACAACAACATCTGCATCAGTAATATGTTTTGAATTATGACAATAATATACTTTAGCTCCCATCCTCTCCAATTTTTCAGTAACTGGAGTCTTTAACAAATCAGAACCTGTTATCTTATAACCATAATTTAGAAGCAGTTCTGCTATCCCACTCATACCAATACCGCCAATTCCAACAAAATGAATTATTTTAGTTTTTCCTAACATCTTTATTATTCTCTAATAAATTGAATTATATCTTCAACAATTCTCGTGGCTGAGTCATATATTGATAGACTTTTTATTGAATCTGACATTTTTATTAGTTTGTTTTTATTGTTTATTAAATCAAGTATTTTTTGTAAAAGTAATTGAGGATTTAATTCTTTTTCTGTAATAATTTCAGCTGCTCCTTTTTTCATAAAGCTTTTGGCGTTTTTTAGTTGATGCTGGCCTGCAGAATATGGGAACGGAATTAATATCGCAGGTAATCCAAAATGTGATATTTCACTTAATGAAATTGCACCAGCACGACATATTACTAAATCAGATGCTGAGTAAGCATATTCAATATTGTCAAAAAACGGTTGAACTATTAATCCTTTTCGGGTACCAAATTTATTTTTTACCTTGTCAAAATCCATGAAACCAGTTTGAAAAATTATTTGAATATCATTACTTAATATATCATCAATGATTTCATAAAAATTAACATTTAATGCATGTGAGCCTTGACTTCCACCATAAATAAATATTGTTTTCTTATTTTCAAATTTCCAGAAGTTTAAAGCTTTCGCCTTACTAGCTTTTTCAAATTTTCTAATAGGATTTCCTGTATATTTGATTTTTGTCCCGACAAGTCGGGATGATTTAAAATATTGTTTAACATCTTCATTTCCTATATATAGCCTTTTACAGGATTTAGCTAATAACCTTGTACTGATTCCAGGGAAGCTATTTTGCTCTTGCAAAAAAATCGGTAGATGAAGATATAAAGCAGCTAAGCCTGCTGCTCCAGATACAAATCCACCGCATCCTATAAATATATCAGTATTCATTTTATTAAATATTCTTTTTGTTTGTTCTATACTTTCTAACAAACAGAAGGGAAAAAGTAAGTTTTTGAAAGTAAGATAGCGATAGAGCCTTTGGGCATTTATTTTGACCACTTCAAAATTGTATTTTGGTATGATTATATTCTCAATTCCATTCCGCGCACCAATAAAAATTATCTTCACATCATCAAATTTATTAATGAATCCTTCTGCTATGGAAATGCCCGGGAAAATATGGCCTCCAGTTCCTCCAGCAGCAATAGCAATGTTAATCATATCTCATGACCTATTACTTAACTTTGCTCTACGACTGGCATTAAGAATGGTCGCAATTGATATTGAATCCGCAAGCAAGGCAGAACCTCCGTAACTTATAAATGGCAAACTAACACCTGTTGATGGTATCAAACTTGTAACAACTCCGATATTAATAATAACATTATATGCAAAATTAAAAGTGAGTCCTGCAATAAGAAGTGTATAGAAAAAGTCATTAGACCTTTGTGCCAATGTAAAACAACCTAAAATAAGAATTAGATATAAAGCAATTAATAAAGTTGTGCCTAAAAATCCAAACTCTTCGCCAAATATTGCAAAAATGTAATCGGTTTTTGCAAATGGCAAATAGAAAAGTTTTGCTCGCCCCTGATTGCTCCCTCTACCATATAATCTTCCATTAGATAGAGCAACTAATGATTCACGAGGTTGATAGCAATATTTCTCTTCTACCTCTTTACTTAATTGCTTACCAGAAATAAATTTTGAAAATGCCGAATATCTTGCTGTCCTATATTCTGGTCCAAACTTGAAAACTAATATTACCACTAAAATAGCCAAAAAAGCTATAAAAAAAATAGTTGATACTTTTATTCTGGCAATAAATAATATGCTTAAATAAATTA is part of the Candidatus Cloacimonadota bacterium genome and harbors:
- the murC gene encoding UDP-N-acetylmuramate--L-alanine ligase, with amino-acid sequence MLGKTKIIHFVGIGGIGMSGIAELLLNYGYKITGSDLLKTPVTEKLERMGAKVYYCHNSKHITDADVVVKSSAIKSNNIEIRTALTKKIPVIRRAEMLSELMRMKYGISIAGTHGKTTTTSMVGMILAEAGLKPTLIIGGKVKNFNSTSVLGNSKYIVVEADEFDHSFLTLSPIIAGITNIEPEHLDCYPTIKDLETAFLQYANSVPFFGLIIACLDDKKIKEIIPRFEKRLCTYGVDPEADVRAVNIKFKDFTSQYDLVYEKKRLGPIHLQLPGVHNIKNSLLAATVALELEISFNYIRNGLAKFKGVYRRFEKKGCINDILIYDDYAHHPTEIMATLKGIRNGSIRRIVVVFQPHLYSRTQKFYEEFARTLSLSDLLIVTDVYPAREMAIPGINGKLIVDSAIKQGNRNVIYIENKEDVPNKLLEITKSGDIVITMGAGDIYKVSEKFLSMLEKDVKTKNKKD
- a CDS encoding FtsW/RodA/SpoVE family cell cycle protein, producing the protein MKIATKIIEDSIIYICIVLVLLGLILIGNISSFRFNNYDFLKQLIWTAVSIIFFFIFFFIDLEKLRKFAFPLIILGLLLLFAVFLPGLGVCINYSIRWLHIGPIRFQPSTFVRLMLIFYLSHFLAKNKSWIEQSKPIQFFKKFEPIIIFPLICFFLIYKEPDLSTAAILFLIYLSILFIARIKVSTIFFIAFLAILVVILVFKFGPEYRTARYSAFSKFISGKQLSKEVEEKYCYQPRESLVALSNGRLYGRGSNQGRAKLFYLPFAKTDYIFAIFGEEFGFLGTTLLIALYLILILGCFTLAQRSNDFFYTLLIAGLTFNFAYNVIINIGVVTSLIPSTGVSLPFISYGGSALLADSISIATILNASRRAKLSNRS
- the murG gene encoding undecaprenyldiphospho-muramoylpentapeptide beta-N-acetylglucosaminyltransferase, which translates into the protein MINIAIAAGGTGGHIFPGISIAEGFINKFDDVKIIFIGARNGIENIIIPKYNFEVVKINAQRLYRYLTFKNLLFPFCLLESIEQTKRIFNKMNTDIFIGCGGFVSGAAGLAALYLHLPIFLQEQNSFPGISTRLLAKSCKRLYIGNEDVKQYFKSSRLVGTKIKYTGNPIRKFEKASKAKALNFWKFENKKTIFIYGGSQGSHALNVNFYEIIDDILSNDIQIIFQTGFMDFDKVKNKFGTRKGLIVQPFFDNIEYAYSASDLVICRAGAISLSEISHFGLPAILIPFPYSAGQHQLKNAKSFMKKGAAEIITEKELNPQLLLQKILDLINNKNKLIKMSDSIKSLSIYDSATRIVEDIIQFIRE